In Ilumatobacter fluminis, the following proteins share a genomic window:
- a CDS encoding hemerythrin domain-containing protein, producing the protein MNIFEALRDDHETQRQLADLLLKTEGDSDGRRELFDRLKRELEAHAGAEERYFYVPLMEHDLTQDKARHSVSEHKELDDYVEQLEEYDMSGPQWIQTARDLAHRLTHHLDEEEQEVFQVAGKALTEDEKRQLAEGYRDDMERRRETVG; encoded by the coding sequence ATGAACATCTTCGAGGCCCTACGCGACGACCACGAGACCCAGCGCCAGCTGGCCGATCTCTTGCTCAAGACCGAAGGCGACAGCGATGGACGACGGGAGTTGTTCGATCGCCTGAAGCGCGAACTCGAGGCGCATGCCGGTGCCGAGGAGCGCTACTTCTACGTGCCGCTGATGGAGCACGATCTCACGCAGGACAAGGCGCGTCACTCGGTGTCCGAGCACAAGGAACTCGACGACTACGTCGAGCAGCTCGAGGAGTACGACATGAGCGGTCCGCAGTGGATCCAGACTGCTCGCGACCTCGCCCACCGTCTCACGCATCACCTCGACGAGGAAGAGCAGGAAGTGTTCCAGGTGGCCGGGAAGGCGCTGACCGAGGACGAGAAGCGTCAGCTCGCCGAGGGGTATCGCGACGACATGGAGCGTCGCCGCGAAACGGTCGGATGA
- a CDS encoding biotin carboxylase N-terminal domain-containing protein — translation MHRIDRLLIANRGEIACRIARTARRLGIETVGVYSDPDRDALHTDAVDIAIALGGSTPAESYLRGDAIIDIARRTGADAVHPGYGFLAENAEFAEAVAAAGLVWVGPTPDQIRLLGDKVAAKQAAVDAGVPTTPIIEVGEGEVPSDVSMPALVKAAAGGGGRGMRIVHDASELADAIESATREAQAAFGDGTVFIEPYLERGRHIEVQIMGDAHGNVIHLHERDCSVQRRNQKVIEEAPAPALDDTVRRRLHDGAVALARHVGYQNAGTVEFLVGDDGTITFLEVNTRLQVEHPVTEAITGLDLVELQLRVASGLPLGLGQDDVTVSGHAIELRLVAEDPTSDWLPSVGTIDRFHIDAPDGMRVDTGFRAGSTVSSDYDSLLAKVIDHADDRTTVCRRLATAMRTAEVAGVATDANALAAILAEPDFVAGGVPTAYLTEHPDVEGAGGPEGEALHAHLIAAAIHEQTANRVANGVTGFAPAGWRNLPTRGQRRTYERGTTSHSVEHAVGTASSAPFLLGPWPEAGADGVLPPDERESIDVTTIDVTVGDDVTGGRVVFEAAGRRWSATVHDDGHRVSVGSRAGWTEFMRPARFVVPDDAAAAGGPVCPLPGTVIAVHVADGDHVDEGQLLMVVEAMKMEHKITAGAAATVTDVRFAVGDRVDAGDLLVALDVTES, via the coding sequence ATGCACCGCATCGACCGTCTCCTGATCGCCAACCGCGGCGAGATCGCCTGCCGGATCGCTCGCACGGCGCGCCGACTCGGTATCGAGACCGTGGGCGTCTACTCCGACCCCGACCGGGACGCGCTCCACACCGACGCCGTCGACATCGCGATCGCCCTGGGTGGATCGACGCCGGCGGAGTCGTACTTGCGCGGTGATGCCATCATCGACATCGCCCGCCGTACCGGCGCCGACGCCGTCCACCCCGGCTACGGCTTCCTCGCCGAGAACGCCGAGTTCGCCGAAGCCGTCGCCGCGGCCGGCCTCGTCTGGGTCGGTCCCACACCCGACCAGATCCGTCTCCTCGGCGACAAGGTCGCCGCGAAACAGGCAGCCGTCGACGCCGGGGTCCCGACCACACCGATCATCGAGGTCGGCGAGGGCGAGGTGCCGTCCGACGTCTCGATGCCCGCCCTCGTCAAAGCGGCCGCCGGTGGCGGCGGCCGTGGCATGCGCATCGTCCACGACGCATCGGAGTTGGCGGACGCGATCGAGTCGGCCACACGCGAAGCGCAAGCCGCCTTCGGTGACGGCACCGTCTTCATCGAGCCCTACCTCGAGCGCGGCCGCCACATCGAAGTCCAGATCATGGGCGATGCGCACGGCAACGTCATCCACCTGCACGAGCGCGACTGCTCGGTGCAGCGACGGAATCAGAAAGTGATCGAGGAGGCGCCCGCTCCGGCACTCGACGACACCGTCCGCCGACGATTGCACGACGGCGCCGTTGCGCTGGCGCGGCACGTCGGCTACCAGAACGCCGGCACGGTCGAGTTCCTGGTCGGCGACGACGGCACCATCACCTTTCTCGAGGTCAACACCAGGCTCCAGGTCGAACACCCGGTCACCGAAGCCATCACCGGACTCGACCTCGTCGAGCTCCAGCTCAGAGTCGCATCCGGCCTGCCGCTCGGCCTCGGGCAAGACGACGTCACGGTCTCCGGCCATGCCATCGAGCTCCGCCTCGTGGCCGAAGACCCGACGTCGGACTGGCTGCCGTCGGTCGGCACGATCGACCGCTTCCACATCGACGCCCCCGACGGCATGCGTGTCGACACCGGCTTCCGCGCCGGCTCGACGGTGTCGTCCGACTACGACTCGTTGCTCGCGAAGGTCATCGACCACGCCGACGATCGAACGACCGTCTGTCGCCGTCTCGCCACGGCGATGCGGACCGCCGAGGTCGCCGGCGTCGCCACCGACGCGAACGCACTCGCGGCGATCCTCGCCGAGCCCGACTTCGTGGCTGGTGGTGTGCCGACCGCGTATCTCACCGAACACCCCGATGTGGAAGGTGCCGGCGGCCCCGAGGGCGAGGCGCTCCACGCCCACCTCATCGCCGCTGCCATCCACGAACAGACGGCGAACCGGGTGGCCAACGGTGTCACCGGGTTCGCTCCGGCCGGCTGGCGCAACCTGCCCACCCGCGGTCAACGTCGCACCTACGAGCGCGGCACCACGAGCCACTCCGTCGAGCACGCAGTCGGTACGGCGTCATCGGCACCGTTCCTGCTCGGGCCCTGGCCCGAAGCCGGTGCCGACGGCGTCCTGCCGCCCGACGAACGCGAATCGATCGACGTCACGACGATCGACGTGACCGTCGGCGACGACGTCACCGGTGGCCGGGTGGTGTTCGAGGCAGCGGGCCGCCGATGGTCGGCGACCGTCCACGACGACGGGCACCGCGTGAGCGTCGGCAGTCGCGCCGGCTGGACCGAGTTCATGCGCCCTGCGCGCTTCGTCGTGCCCGACGATGCCGCCGCAGCCGGCGGCCCCGTCTGCCCGCTCCCCGGCACGGTGATCGCCGTCCACGTCGCCGACGGTGACCACGTCGACGAGGGGCAACTCCTGATGGTCGTCGAGGCGATGAAGATGGAACACAAGATCACCGCCGGCGCCGCCGCCACGGTGACCGACGTGCGCTTCGCCGTGGGCGACCGTGTCGACGCCGGCGACCTGCTCGTTGCGCTCGACGTAACCGAGTCCTGA
- a CDS encoding MgtC/SapB family protein has translation MIAEAANVPEWEIAVRLLVASVIGGSLGLQREHHGQPAGLRTHMLLSLGAALFAVVSVAGFDGFIVDDRSATNVVVDPGRIASYVAAGVGFIGGGTILKREREGEVKGLTTAASLWVAAAIGVACGLGLWIAPLVAAAIALISLAVLHPLSKRIGDQ, from the coding sequence GTGATCGCCGAGGCGGCGAACGTCCCCGAGTGGGAGATCGCAGTCCGACTCCTCGTCGCCAGCGTGATCGGTGGTTCGCTCGGACTCCAACGAGAGCACCACGGACAGCCCGCCGGGCTCCGGACGCACATGCTCCTGTCGCTCGGTGCAGCGTTGTTCGCCGTTGTTTCCGTCGCAGGGTTCGACGGTTTCATCGTCGACGACCGGTCGGCGACAAATGTGGTCGTCGACCCGGGCCGCATCGCGTCGTACGTCGCTGCCGGTGTCGGCTTCATCGGCGGCGGGACGATCTTGAAGCGGGAACGAGAGGGTGAGGTCAAGGGGCTGACCACCGCTGCGTCGCTGTGGGTCGCCGCCGCGATCGGTGTCGCGTGCGGGCTCGGATTGTGGATCGCTCCACTGGTTGCCGCCGCCATCGCGCTGATCTCGCTCGCCGTGCTGCACCCACTCTCGAAGCGGATCGGCGACCAGTGA
- a CDS encoding acyl-CoA dehydrogenase family protein, with protein MDFDMPAEDDPRRLAVREWLEANPDPTNADLHEAGYIVPHWPEPYGLNADPMHQLIIDDELKRGGVVRTSSSTNAIGVGWAAPTIYLAGSDWQKERFLPKIFSGDEIWCQLFSEPDAGSDLANLGTRAVRDGDEYIINGSKIWTSGGHHSQYGILIARTDPDVPKHKGISYFIVPMDLPGIELQPIVDMTTAHSFNQTFFDNVRLPAKYLVGNEGDGWRLAKVTLANERVSLSSAGSLWGVGPSADQLLDLVRQNGGLDDPIARQRFAQLHIEAEVLRLSRLRTLSARLQGKTPGVEASIQKVIGDEQGQVVMELAKSLAGADGMIAGSGPSGDLPSGSTGGPTEVNFTRETSHYPDVEPIWHYGYLFAPALTLGGGTFAVQRNIIAEQVLGLPRDINVEQGLTWSESRRTRS; from the coding sequence ATGGACTTCGACATGCCCGCCGAGGACGATCCTCGCCGTCTCGCCGTCCGCGAGTGGCTGGAGGCGAACCCCGACCCGACCAATGCCGACCTCCACGAGGCCGGCTACATCGTCCCCCACTGGCCCGAACCGTACGGCTTGAACGCCGACCCGATGCACCAGCTCATCATCGACGACGAGCTGAAACGCGGCGGCGTGGTCCGCACCTCGTCGTCGACGAATGCGATCGGCGTCGGCTGGGCTGCACCGACGATCTACCTCGCCGGATCCGACTGGCAGAAGGAGCGATTCCTTCCCAAGATCTTCAGCGGCGACGAGATCTGGTGCCAGCTCTTCTCCGAACCCGACGCCGGTTCCGACCTCGCCAACCTCGGCACACGTGCGGTCCGAGACGGCGACGAGTACATCATCAACGGCTCCAAGATCTGGACCTCGGGCGGCCATCACTCGCAGTATGGCATCCTGATCGCCCGCACCGACCCCGACGTCCCCAAACACAAGGGCATCTCCTACTTCATCGTGCCGATGGACCTGCCCGGCATCGAGCTCCAGCCGATCGTCGACATGACGACAGCCCACTCGTTCAACCAGACGTTCTTCGACAACGTCAGGCTCCCGGCGAAGTACCTCGTCGGGAACGAAGGCGACGGCTGGCGCCTCGCCAAGGTCACCCTCGCCAACGAACGTGTGTCGCTCTCGTCGGCGGGCTCGCTCTGGGGAGTCGGCCCCAGCGCCGACCAGCTCCTCGACCTCGTCCGTCAGAACGGTGGTCTCGACGACCCGATCGCGCGACAGCGTTTCGCCCAGCTCCACATCGAAGCCGAGGTGCTCCGCCTGAGCCGCCTCCGCACCCTGTCCGCCCGCCTCCAGGGCAAGACCCCCGGCGTCGAGGCATCGATCCAGAAGGTGATCGGTGACGAGCAAGGTCAGGTCGTGATGGAGTTGGCGAAGTCACTCGCGGGCGCCGACGGCATGATCGCCGGATCCGGACCGAGCGGCGACCTCCCGTCGGGTTCGACCGGCGGACCGACCGAGGTCAACTTCACCAGGGAGACCTCGCACTATCCCGACGTCGAGCCGATCTGGCACTACGGCTATCTGTTCGCTCCGGCACTCACCCTCGGCGGAGGCACCTTTGCCGTCCAGCGCAACATCATCGCCGAGCAGGTGCTCGGTCTCCCGCGCGACATCAACGTCGAACAGGGTCTGACCTGGTCCGAGTCGCGCCGCACCCGGTCCTAG
- a CDS encoding SET domain-containing protein-lysine N-methyltransferase, which translates to MFATRKIQADEVVHVAPVLLFSDEEYESLAETLLVDYVFEWHEGGVALALGVGGLFNHDPDANLRYELCDDGDPAKPAHVYVAERTIKKGEELCINYGDDYAEWHGWL; encoded by the coding sequence GTGTTCGCCACGCGCAAGATCCAGGCCGACGAGGTCGTGCACGTTGCTCCGGTCCTGCTGTTCTCCGACGAGGAGTACGAGTCGCTGGCCGAGACGCTGCTCGTCGACTACGTGTTCGAATGGCACGAGGGCGGGGTGGCACTCGCCCTCGGTGTGGGTGGGCTGTTCAACCACGATCCGGACGCGAACCTCCGGTACGAGTTGTGCGACGACGGGGATCCGGCGAAGCCGGCGCACGTGTACGTGGCCGAGCGGACGATCAAGAAGGGCGAGGAGCTGTGCATCAACTACGGCGACGACTACGCCGAGTGGCACGGCTGGCTGTAG
- a CDS encoding acyl-CoA carboxylase subunit beta, producing the protein MSVIRSKLDTRSDDYRANRQAMETLWADVEEQLTSVPSIGGQRYVDRHRSRGKMLARERVEQLVDPDTPLLELSPLAGWGSEFPIGAGSVNAIGVVEGVECAITASDMTYRGGSMNPRSVDKGERFREIIRQNRLPWINLIESAGADLPHQADIFIRGGAGFRDQTQFSREGIPTITAAFGPNTAGGAYVPGMSDYTVFVKERGTAYLGGPPLVKMAIDEIVDEETLGGAEMHSRTSGLSDYLAHDEMDALRITRDIVRHLRWRKLGPGPSEPADDPLYDPADLIGCASADVRIPFDIREIYARVLDGSRFEEFKPLYGDKLVCGWGSVHGFPVGFIGNNGILFAEEAKKGAQFVQLCNRTDTPLVFLHNITGFMVGSKSEQGGIIRNGAKLINAVSNSDVPHFCLMVGASYGAGNYGMAGKAYNPRFLFSWPNHKIAVMGGRQLAGVMDIVARNAAAGRGIEVDEAQLTAQKEALEAQIEGESSALFATGRVWDDGIIHPNDTRTVLGLALSAAHSNVVAGTSEYGVWRH; encoded by the coding sequence ATGAGTGTCATCCGGTCCAAGCTCGACACCAGGTCCGACGACTACCGGGCGAACCGGCAGGCCATGGAAACCTTGTGGGCCGACGTCGAGGAGCAACTCACCTCGGTCCCGTCGATCGGCGGGCAGCGCTACGTCGACCGTCACCGGAGCCGCGGCAAGATGCTCGCTCGCGAGCGCGTCGAACAGCTCGTCGACCCCGACACCCCGCTGCTCGAACTCAGCCCGCTCGCCGGCTGGGGGAGCGAGTTCCCGATCGGTGCCGGGAGCGTGAACGCAATCGGCGTCGTCGAGGGCGTCGAGTGCGCGATCACAGCGAGCGACATGACGTATCGCGGTGGCTCGATGAACCCGCGATCGGTCGACAAGGGCGAACGATTCCGCGAGATCATCCGCCAGAACCGCCTCCCGTGGATCAATCTGATCGAATCGGCCGGTGCCGACCTCCCGCATCAGGCCGACATCTTCATTCGCGGCGGTGCGGGATTCCGCGATCAGACGCAGTTCTCTCGGGAAGGCATCCCCACGATCACCGCCGCCTTCGGACCGAACACCGCCGGTGGCGCCTATGTGCCCGGCATGAGCGACTACACGGTCTTCGTCAAAGAACGAGGCACCGCCTACCTCGGTGGCCCGCCGCTCGTGAAGATGGCGATCGACGAGATCGTCGACGAGGAAACCCTCGGCGGTGCCGAGATGCACAGTCGCACGAGCGGTCTCTCCGACTACCTCGCCCACGACGAGATGGACGCACTGCGCATCACGCGCGACATCGTCCGCCACCTCCGTTGGCGCAAGCTCGGTCCCGGCCCCTCCGAACCGGCCGACGACCCCCTCTACGACCCAGCTGACCTGATCGGCTGTGCGTCTGCCGATGTTCGGATCCCGTTCGACATCCGGGAGATCTACGCCCGCGTCCTCGACGGCTCACGTTTCGAGGAGTTCAAACCGCTCTACGGCGACAAGCTGGTCTGCGGCTGGGGCTCTGTCCACGGCTTCCCCGTCGGCTTCATCGGCAACAACGGCATCCTGTTCGCCGAGGAAGCCAAGAAAGGCGCCCAGTTCGTCCAACTGTGCAACCGCACCGACACCCCGTTGGTGTTCCTCCACAACATCACCGGGTTCATGGTCGGCTCCAAGTCCGAGCAGGGCGGCATCATCCGCAACGGGGCCAAGCTCATCAACGCCGTCTCGAACAGCGACGTCCCGCACTTCTGCCTGATGGTCGGAGCGTCGTACGGCGCCGGCAACTATGGCATGGCGGGCAAGGCCTACAACCCCCGCTTCCTGTTCTCCTGGCCGAACCACAAGATCGCCGTGATGGGCGGCCGCCAGCTGGCCGGCGTCATGGACATCGTGGCGCGCAACGCCGCCGCCGGCCGCGGGATCGAGGTCGACGAAGCCCAGCTGACTGCCCAGAAAGAAGCCCTCGAGGCGCAGATCGAAGGCGAGTCGTCGGCCCTGTTCGCCACGGGCCGTGTCTGGGACGACGGCATCATCCACCCGAACGACACCCGCACGGTCCTCGGTCTCGCCCTGTCGGCGGCCCACAGCAACGTCGTCGCCGGCACCTCCGAGTACGGCGTCTGGAGGCACTGA
- a CDS encoding DUF1905 domain-containing protein — MIEHRFDAEVWVAENGSWRFVTLPFDLSDEIDDHAPDAKVGFGSVRVEATIGSTTWSTSVFPDRRAESFILPLKAAVRRAEGIGDGDRVTVGLRVA; from the coding sequence ATGATCGAGCATCGCTTCGACGCCGAGGTCTGGGTCGCCGAAAACGGCTCCTGGCGTTTCGTGACGCTCCCGTTCGATCTCTCCGACGAGATCGACGACCACGCCCCCGACGCCAAGGTGGGCTTCGGATCGGTGCGGGTCGAAGCCACGATCGGATCGACGACCTGGTCGACCTCGGTGTTCCCCGATCGCAGAGCCGAGTCGTTCATCCTGCCACTCAAAGCAGCCGTGAGGCGGGCCGAGGGGATCGGTGACGGCGACCGTGTGACGGTGGGGCTTCGCGTCGCCTGA
- a CDS encoding DHA2 family efflux MFS transporter permease subunit, whose product MRELIGKLSYERQILIVYILAVFITVIDGTMVNVALPTMADEFGVAANEAEWVAVGYLLAVAAVIPAAGWLGDRFGSKRVFVSALAWFTVWSVVCGLARTLDQLVVFRVAQGLGGGVLVPIGSAIVFRAFPLERRASAASAVLSVAVVGPALGPLLGGLLVDNLSWHWIFFINLPIGSLGVLFAWMVLREERDDDAGSLDLAGLILSAGSVSVLVYTLSVGPERGWASPEVIGLGVAGVAMLLAMIWVETHRNRPMLALSLFRDHHFRVVNISASMLYAGFFGQILVLPIYLQSLRGYSASTSGLIAATTPVGVFVVSNLFGRRSYARFGPRALMSVAGLAGGLISCSYVFVGLDTSLWVLAAMGFARGLAMGFVFIAIQTSVYATVSIADTARAASVFNTQRQVAYASGAALGATVLTGGLQGMSDSASLVDQLPPYQWSFLAVGVVMLPAVFTARWIRDDDVDATRARITTGGR is encoded by the coding sequence GTGCGTGAGCTGATCGGGAAACTGTCGTACGAGCGGCAGATCCTGATCGTCTACATCCTGGCGGTCTTCATCACGGTGATCGACGGGACGATGGTGAATGTCGCCTTGCCCACGATGGCCGACGAGTTCGGCGTCGCCGCGAACGAGGCGGAGTGGGTCGCGGTCGGCTACCTGCTGGCGGTGGCAGCGGTGATCCCGGCCGCCGGCTGGTTGGGGGACCGGTTCGGCTCGAAGCGGGTGTTCGTCTCCGCATTGGCGTGGTTCACCGTCTGGTCGGTCGTGTGCGGACTCGCCCGGACGCTCGATCAGCTCGTCGTGTTCCGCGTGGCGCAGGGGCTGGGCGGCGGCGTCCTCGTCCCGATCGGGTCGGCGATCGTGTTCCGTGCCTTCCCGCTCGAGCGTCGAGCCAGCGCCGCGTCCGCCGTCCTGAGTGTTGCGGTGGTGGGCCCGGCGCTCGGACCGCTGCTCGGGGGCCTGCTCGTCGACAACCTCTCCTGGCACTGGATCTTCTTCATCAACCTGCCGATCGGGTCGCTCGGGGTGCTGTTCGCCTGGATGGTGCTCAGGGAGGAGCGCGACGACGACGCCGGGTCGCTCGATCTCGCCGGTCTGATCCTGAGCGCTGGTTCGGTGAGCGTGCTGGTCTACACCCTGTCGGTCGGGCCCGAGCGCGGTTGGGCCTCACCCGAAGTGATCGGTTTGGGGGTGGCCGGTGTCGCGATGTTGCTGGCGATGATCTGGGTCGAGACGCACCGCAACCGGCCCATGCTGGCGCTGTCGCTGTTCCGGGATCACCACTTCCGCGTCGTCAACATCTCCGCCTCCATGTTGTACGCCGGGTTCTTCGGGCAGATCCTCGTGCTGCCGATCTACCTGCAATCACTGCGCGGGTATTCGGCCTCGACGAGCGGGTTGATCGCCGCGACGACACCGGTCGGCGTGTTCGTCGTCTCGAATCTGTTCGGGCGGCGTTCGTACGCCCGGTTCGGGCCGCGAGCGCTGATGTCGGTGGCAGGGCTCGCCGGAGGTCTGATCTCGTGTTCGTATGTCTTCGTCGGCCTGGACACGTCGCTGTGGGTGCTCGCGGCCATGGGGTTTGCGCGGGGCCTCGCCATGGGGTTTGTGTTCATCGCGATCCAGACCTCGGTGTACGCGACGGTCTCGATCGCCGACACGGCGCGGGCCGCGTCGGTGTTCAACACACAGCGGCAGGTGGCGTACGCGTCGGGAGCGGCGTTGGGCGCGACCGTGCTGACGGGTGGGCTGCAGGGGATGTCGGACTCGGCCTCGCTCGTCGATCAGTTGCCGCCGTACCAGTGGTCGTTTCTCGCGGTCGGCGTCGTGATGCTGCCGGCGGTGTTCACGGCTCGCTGGATCCGAGACGACGACGTCGACGCGACGCGAGCGCGGATCACGACCGGCGGTCGCTGA
- a CDS encoding acyl-CoA dehydrogenase family protein gives MAEFSMELNEDQLQLQKWVHGFAEDVMRPNAEEWDEREEFPYPVVEQAAQIGLYGWEFMAEAMMNDPTGLTMPVAIEELFWGDAGLGMAIMGTGLAAAGIAASGTPEQVMEWVPQCYGTPDKIALGAFAASEPDAGSDVGGYRTSAVYDEANDEWVLNGTKAWITNGGIADVHVVVGVVDPSLGSKGHASFIIPPGTKGLSQGQKYKKHGIRASHTAEVVLDDVRVPGNCLLGGKEKLDERLARVREGKPGNAQAAMQTFEATRPSVGAQALGIARAAYEYSLEYAKEREAFGRPIIMNQSIAFMLADMATEIEATRGMIWRAAWLGKQRKFQNAEGSMAKLKAGRVATWVTERAIQILGGYGYTREYPVERWHRDAKIHDIFEGTEQIQQLVISRAISGLRIE, from the coding sequence ATGGCCGAATTCTCCATGGAACTCAACGAGGACCAGCTCCAGCTGCAGAAGTGGGTGCACGGGTTCGCAGAAGACGTGATGCGCCCGAACGCCGAGGAGTGGGACGAGCGTGAGGAGTTCCCGTATCCCGTCGTCGAGCAAGCCGCCCAGATCGGGCTCTACGGTTGGGAGTTCATGGCCGAGGCCATGATGAACGACCCGACCGGGCTGACCATGCCGGTCGCAATCGAGGAGCTCTTCTGGGGCGATGCCGGTCTCGGCATGGCGATCATGGGGACGGGCCTCGCCGCTGCCGGTATCGCCGCGTCCGGCACGCCCGAGCAGGTCATGGAATGGGTGCCGCAGTGCTATGGCACGCCCGACAAGATCGCCCTCGGCGCCTTTGCCGCGAGTGAGCCCGACGCCGGTTCCGACGTCGGTGGCTACCGCACGAGCGCCGTCTACGACGAGGCCAACGACGAGTGGGTGCTGAACGGCACCAAGGCCTGGATCACCAACGGTGGCATCGCCGACGTCCACGTCGTGGTCGGCGTCGTCGACCCGTCGCTCGGCTCGAAGGGCCATGCCAGCTTCATCATCCCGCCGGGCACCAAGGGGCTCTCGCAGGGCCAGAAGTACAAGAAGCACGGCATCCGTGCGAGCCACACCGCCGAGGTCGTGCTCGACGACGTCCGTGTTCCGGGCAACTGCCTGCTCGGTGGCAAGGAGAAGCTCGACGAGCGTCTCGCTCGTGTCCGTGAGGGCAAGCCCGGCAACGCCCAGGCCGCCATGCAGACCTTCGAGGCGACCCGCCCGTCGGTCGGCGCACAGGCGCTCGGCATCGCCCGCGCCGCCTACGAGTACTCCCTCGAGTACGCCAAGGAGCGCGAGGCGTTCGGCCGTCCGATCATCATGAACCAGTCGATCGCGTTCATGCTCGCCGACATGGCGACCGAGATCGAGGCGACGCGCGGAATGATCTGGCGGGCCGCTTGGCTCGGCAAGCAGCGCAAGTTCCAGAACGCCGAGGGTTCGATGGCCAAGCTCAAGGCCGGCCGTGTCGCCACGTGGGTGACCGAGCGTGCGATCCAGATCCTCGGTGGGTACGGCTACACCCGTGAGTACCCGGTCGAGCGTTGGCACCGTGACGCCAAGATCCACGACATCTTCGAGGGCACCGAGCAGATCCAGCAGCTCGTGATCTCCCGGGCCATCTCCGGCCTGCGCATCGAGTGA
- a CDS encoding TIGR03084 family metal-binding protein, producing the protein MLENITTTEVVPGIVVDGRPLLRSPPMDVHSVLDDLVAEQAALDEVVAPLDPEQWSLPTPSPRWSIADQVGHLTYFDTTAALAIRDADGFTAHRDELVASMTDELAVDEATLGHFRSLAPDAQLAEWRRRRAELEEAGRTLDDSTRVEWYGPSMGSKSFLTARLMEVWAHGQDICDTVGVERPATDRVRHIAQLGVITRGWSYLVRGEQPPERPVAVTLTAPSGEIWHWNDADADDADTITGPAIDFCLVVTQRRHPSDTDLVITGEAAQDWMSKAQAFAGGATSGPSPRGDR; encoded by the coding sequence GTGCTGGAAAACATCACCACGACCGAGGTCGTGCCCGGCATCGTCGTCGACGGACGGCCGTTGCTACGGTCGCCGCCGATGGACGTGCACTCCGTACTCGACGATCTCGTCGCCGAACAGGCAGCGCTCGACGAGGTCGTTGCTCCCCTCGACCCCGAGCAGTGGTCGCTGCCGACACCGTCCCCGCGCTGGTCGATCGCCGACCAGGTCGGCCACCTGACCTACTTCGACACCACCGCCGCGCTCGCCATCCGTGACGCCGACGGGTTCACGGCACATCGAGATGAGCTCGTGGCCTCGATGACCGACGAACTCGCGGTCGACGAAGCGACACTCGGCCACTTCCGATCGCTCGCGCCCGACGCCCAACTCGCCGAGTGGCGACGCCGCCGCGCCGAACTCGAAGAGGCGGGCCGCACCCTCGACGACTCGACACGAGTCGAGTGGTACGGCCCCTCGATGGGTTCCAAGTCGTTCCTCACCGCACGACTCATGGAGGTGTGGGCCCACGGTCAGGACATCTGCGACACCGTCGGCGTCGAGCGCCCCGCCACCGACCGGGTACGCCACATCGCACAACTCGGCGTCATCACACGCGGCTGGAGCTATCTGGTGCGAGGCGAACAGCCGCCCGAGCGACCCGTCGCCGTCACCTTGACGGCACCGTCCGGCGAGATCTGGCACTGGAACGACGCCGACGCCGACGACGCCGACACGATCACCGGGCCGGCGATCGACTTCTGTCTCGTCGTGACACAACGACGGCATCCGTCCGACACCGATCTGGTCATCACCGGTGAGGCGGCCCAGGATTGGATGTCGAAAGCTCAGGCCTTTGCCGGCGGCGCGACCTCCGGCCCATCCCCCCGAGGAGACCGCTGA